Proteins encoded by one window of Homo sapiens chromosome 6 genomic scaffold, GRCh38.p14 alternate locus group ALT_REF_LOCI_6 HSCHR6_MHC_QBL_CTG1:
- the HLA-B gene encoding major histocompatibility complex, class I, B precursor (The RefSeq protein has 27 substitutions compared to this genomic sequence) — MLVMAPRTVLLLLSAALALTETWAGSHSMRYFYTSVSRPGRGEPRFISVGYVDDTQFVRFDSDAASPREEPRAPWIEQEGPEYWDRNTQIYKAQAQTDRESLRNLRGYYNQSEAGSHTLQSMYGCDVGPDGRLLRGHDQYAYDGKDYIALNEDLRSWTAADTAAQITQRKWEAAREAEQRRAYLEGECVEWLRRYLENGKDKLERADPPKTHVTHHPISDHEATLRCWALGFYPAEITLTWQRDGEDQTQDTELVETRPAGDRTFQKWAAVVVPSGEEQRYTCHVQHEGLPKPLTLRWEPSSQSTVPIVGIVAGLAVLAVVVIGAVVAAVMCRRKSSGGKGGSYSQAACSDSAQGSDVSLTA, encoded by the exons ATGCGGGTCACGGCGCCCCGAAccctcctcctgctgctctggGGGGCAGTGGCCCTGACCGAGACCTGGGCTG GCTCCCACTCCATGAGGTATTTCCACACCTCCGTGTCCCGGCCCGGCCGCGGGGAGCCCCGCTTCATCTCAGTGGGCTACGTGGACGGCACCCAGTTCGTGAGGTTCGACAGCGACGCCGCGAGTCCGAGGACGGAGCCCCGGGCGCCGTGGATAGAGCAAGAGGGGCCGGAGTATTGGGACCGGAACACACAGATCTCCAAGACCAACACACAGACTTACCGAGAGAGCCTGCGGAACCTGCGCGGCTACTACAACCAGAGCGAGGCCG GGTCTCACACCCTCCAGAGGATGTACGGCTGCGACGTGGGGCCGGACGGGCGCCTCCTCCGCGGGCATGACCAGTCCGCCTACGACGGCAAGGATTACATCGCCCTGAACGAGGACCTGAGCTCCTGGACCGCGGCGGACACCGCGGCTCAGATCACCCAGCGCAAGTGGGAGGCGGCCCGTGTGGCGGAGCAGCTGAGAGCCTACCTGGAGGGCACGTGCGTGGAGTGGCTCCGCAGACACCTGGAGAACGGGAAGGAGACGCTGCAGCGCGCGG ACCCCCCAAAGACACATGTGACCCACCACCCCATCTCTGACCATGAGGCCACCCTGAGGTGCTGGGCCCTGGGCTTCTACCCTGCGGAGATCACACTGACCTGGCAGCGGGATGGCGAGGACCAAACTCAGGACACCGAGCTTGTGGAGACCAGACCAGCAGGAGATAGAACCTTCCAGAAGTGGGCAGCTGTGGTGGTGCCTTCTGGAGAAGAGCAGAGATACACATGCCATGTACAGCATGAGGGGCTGCCGAAGCCCCTCACCCTGAGATGGG AGCCATCTTCCCAGTCCACCATCCCCATCGTGGGCATTGTTGCTGGCCTGGCTGTCCTAGCAGTTGTGGTCATCGGAGCTGTGGTCGCTACTGTGATGTGTAGGAGGAAGAGCTCAG GTGGAAAAGGAGGGAGCTACTCTCAGGCTGCGT CCAGCGACAGTGCCCAGGGCTCTGATGTGTCTCTCACAGCTTGA